From the genome of Mustela erminea isolate mMusErm1 chromosome 3, mMusErm1.Pri, whole genome shotgun sequence:
GGTGCCTGGCATCCTCAGAGACTGAGCTGTGTGCAAGGGCTGGGAGGTCCCCCGGGTGTGCGGGTGAAGGTCAGGGTATAGGGAAGAGCCTTCTAGAGGCTCTGGGGTCATGTTTTGGGAGGAAGGTGAGCACCATACCTGATTCTGCCAGGTCTATGTCCCATTCTGGCACCTCTTGCTGCCCTTAGAATTCCTCCTGACCCTCTTTACATGTGTTTAAAGGAGCCTGTGATTCTCTTGATCATGGATTGTAATTCTCTACTTGATAGTCTGTCTCCCCTATGGACTGTGAGTTTAGGAGGTGGTACTATTAGGATGGCTGACCAACAAGAATCAGAATACAGACTGACAGGCACAGCCTGGCACTCCTGCTGTGGAAATCAGGGCTCAATGGCAAAATTTGAAACCAGAGTTTATGTGCGGATTGGGACATCACTTAATCTTTTATTCCTACTTTGAGGGTTGCAGAAAGCTCCACATCAAACCAAACTGAACCAAAATGTGAGTGACTGACTAGCAGGCAAGTAGAGAGGTACTATTTcagggatacctgagtggctcagtcctttaagctaCAGACTCTTCCCCACCATTTCTGGTCTCCAGCCCTCTGTGGAGTCAGCctgatactctctctccctctgcccttccccctcctaaataaataaacaaataggaggTACTGCTTCAAAGACTTCCTTTGAAATGAAACATAAACTTGACTTTCTTTCattcagtgataaaaatatttatccaaaaTGGATGCAGGCTAGTGAGTGGACACCAAGAggatacacacaaacacacacacgtttgCCAACTCTGGCGGGCCTGACATGTTCTGATAAAGCCTGACTTGGGTCCCAGAGAATGGACTCCTTTTCTATGTAAACAGCGTCTCATCCAGAGGAAagacccaggggcgcctggttcCTCAATCTGTGGTGcctacaactcttgatcttagggttgtgagttcggtCCCCACACCGAGAGCAGAGATTAAAatgtttagggggaaaaaaaaaaagactaaagatcCTCAGCAGTGCCAAGGTCCAGGTCGTGTGTGGGGGGTCGGGAGGAGGCAGGTCTTCTTCCTGACCCGTGGAGCGGGGAGGGTCTCAGGCTGCAGCCCACAGACTTACCAAAATATGGTCTTCACTGGCTGTCCCATAGGGGAGTCGACGTGTGCAACTATAAACccactttttggttttattttcctaaagccAAATGCGGCCGCTTCGGGAGGTGACCGCAGCCGGGGTGGCGTCTATCTGGGAGGTCCGCTCCGGCCGCGCAGGTTGAGGCCCTCTCCAACAGGTGCAAGTGCGCAGCGTGCGCGCCTGCCGGCCTCGCGCTAGGTCCCTCACCCGGCACCCGGGCGGCCAGAACCCCAGGGCGCAGAGACCCGCCAGCGCACTGCCCGCGGCCGCTTCGGAGGGCCCGGGAGAACGCTGGGAGCCGAGCTGCGTCCTCCCTCGTTCCCCTCTCAAATGCCAGCGTCCTCCATTTGCTGTGCCCAGGGTGCGGCCTACTCAGTCACCGGCCAGGCAACCCGGGCGGCCGCGAGAGCAGAGCCCGGGCTGCCAAGAGCGCGGCGGAGGGGCGGGAAGGGAGCGCGGGGTGTCTGCCCTGCAAAGCCCGGTGGCGCGCCGAGTCGGGCGCGCTGGCTGCCCCATCACCTGTGAGGGCGCCCAGCGGCTGCGCCCggcccagccctggggccccCAGAGCGGCCGAACGGGCCAGAGGGCGGGGCTGGACGTAGCGGCCGGGGCAGGCTGCGGCAGCGGCGGCGGTAGAGGCGGTCCTGGCGGGCGCGCCTTTCCCGGCCTGGCCTCCCGGAGGGCAGCGCCCGCGCGCCCGGCGCTCCGAGAGCCGGCGGGCACCCTACTCGCCCCCTGGCGGCGCCGGGGACTCGCCCGGCGCCGCCGCTGCCACCGCCGCGGAATGAGCTGTCCACAGCAGCACTGGGCGCCGCCCGAGGTCCCGCAAGAATCTGTCCCGGGGCTGCGAATCCGGAGGCAAGCCGAAATTGGAGGAAAGATGGGAAACATGGCATCTATGAGGTTTGGGGGGTTTCCCCCTTGATCCACGTCCTCGATATTCCGCGTGGGCTTCTCCACCAGCATGATG
Proteins encoded in this window:
- the LOC116586478 gene encoding translation initiation factor IF-2-like, coding for MLVEKPTRNIEDVDQGGNPPNLIDAMFPIFPPISACLRIRSPGTDSCGTSGGAQCCCGQLIPRRWQRRRRASPRRRQGASRVPAGSRSAGRAGAALREARPGKARPPGPPLPPPLPQPAPAATSSPALWPVRPLWGPQGWAGRSRWAPSQVMGQPARPTRRATGLCRADTPRSLPAPPPRSWQPGLCSRGRPGCLAGD